The genomic DNA GGCGTATGCTGAGGCacaggagaagatgttgatCGCGGGTACTGCAGTGATGGCCCTGTCGTTGATTTGGATCTTCGTCATAAAGAACATCAATGTAGCAAAGATCGCCCAGGTCAAGGGCTTGCTCTTCTAAATTTATTGTAGCGCAGAAACAGGTATTCCATTTTTATAATTTATCATAGATGCATAGGGGTTTTTGAAAACATTGGTGTAATAATTACAACTTGCGCAACTGTAACGAATAACAGGAACAACGGAAGATAGAGGAAAATGAAGAGCAGATACTTATTTATATGACTAACTTGAATTTAGTTCTCAGCTCGCTGCGGACCGACGGCCGAGATTAGTTTATTATTAGGAACCAGGGGTCAATGTGAGTTACGTAACCAATCCAAAACGGCCTTTGCCGCTCGGCTCATAATATAATAATTATTAGATTAGGGCAGATTTCGGGACCCCGTCCGTCGGTTGGGGAATAAGTAACGAACGACACAGAGTAAGGAACATTTTGCTTAGAGAGCAACATCTCTCTTTTGTGTAGACAGAATGGCAAGCAGAAACGAGCTGTCACTTGAGCCCCGTACCAGACCTCATGTTATGACCATCGCTGGTGAGCTTTCATCCTTGTTGACAACGCTTGGCAGACTAATATCATCGACTCGATAGGCAGCGACTCTGGCGGCGGTGCTGGTATTCAGGTAAGTGTTCACATCTCGGGTTGATATAAGTTGACATACACCTTAGGCCGACCTCAAAACTATCGAGGCCTTTGGGTGCTACGGCTCGTCCGTATTGACTGGCCTTACTGCGCAGAACACTCTTGGTGTCCAGGCAGTCCATGTCGTACCGACCGACTTTGTCATCCAGCAACTCCAATCTGTCATTTCAGATGAACTCCCCAAAGCCATCAAGCTCGGAATGCTCACTTGCGCTTCTACCATTCGCGCCCTCGCCCGGGAAGTTTCCAAGCTCAACACAACAATCGTCCTCGACCCTGTCATGATCTCTACCAGCGGTCACACCCTATTACCGGACGATGCTATGGAGGCGCTTTACGAGCTTTATCCCCACGTTGACTATCTTACACCCAATATTCCCGAAGCTAAAAACCTTTCTGGATGGAGTCATGAGATTAAGAACTTGGACGATATGATTGAGCTCGCAAAGAAGACCAACGAGACGACGAAATCCCCTTCTGTGCTTTTAAAAGGTGGACATGCAATTGTTTCTCGTGAAGAGGTGCTCAAGTATGCCGGAAAGTACGAACTTATctgggaggagggcgatgatgaggatgacgcTGTGGAAGTGTACAATGAATACAAGGAATCACTCGATATAAATATCAAAACTCAGAAAgaccttgttgttgacttGTTAATAAAGGAAGGCGAGATCATAGCGATGTTTGTGGGGAAAAAAGTGGACAGCCAGAGTACTCATGGTACCGGATGTACCCTCAGTGCGGCTATCGCTTGTTCTATTGCCGTCTCAAGCGAGGTAGCGGACGGTAGGTGCTCCTTTTGAGTGTTGGGATTAGCTCACTTGGATTTGTAGCGAAATCCTTGATATCCGTCTTCAAAAGGGCGATCGGTTATACCCAATCTGCCATCGCTACCGCTTTCCCATTTGGTCATGGCCATGGCCCTCTTAACCACGGTCATCTCAGTATGCGCCGAGCTCTCCCTTTGTACCTCCAGCTTTGTTCCGTCCTGTGGCTTACCGTTGACACCACTGTAGTCCATCAAAACACAACCCTCACCCCTTTCTCACACATCTCATTCAGTCTGATCTTTCCTTATGGAAATCCTACGTCCGACATCCATTTGTCGTCCAACTCGGTAAGGGTACCCTTCCCAGAAAGTGCTTTGAGCATTACATCAAGCAGGATTATCACTACCTGAAACATTGTACGTCGTCTTCCCATCTCAACTCATGAATCCGCTCATTTCAATTTACAGACGCCCGTGCTCACGCTCTTGGTGCTTACAAAGCCGACAGCTTTGAAGATATCAAAGCGTTCACCGAAATATCCCTGCACATTGCCCGAGAATCCACCATGCACGTCGCCTACTGCCAAGAATTCGGCGTCTCACTCGCCGACCTCGAAGAAACTCCCGAATCAGCAAACTGCTCTGCTTACGCACGGTACGTCATCGATATCGGAACTCAGGGAGATATCCTTGACCTCTACATGGCTGTGGCGTCGTGTTTGGTTGGCTATGGTGAAGTAGGGTTGTGGTTGAAAAAGCAGGTGGAAAGGGGGGAAgcaaaggtggaggataaTCTGTATGGAAGGTGGATGACGGATTATGGGGGGAGAGACTTTTTGAATGCAGTGAATAGAGGTATTGGTGAGTGAATTGAGACGGCCGGACTGAATTTCCAAAGTTGACAGACGTTTGTGGTAGGAAACCTGGAACGACGTGTAGCTCAAgatccaccatctccgcaGAGACTCGCGAAGCTCACTAAAATTTGGCAGGAGTGTGTCAGACTCGAGTCTGGGTTCTGGGATATGGGCTTGAATCTACTATAGAATTTTTACATTGTGTCAATAAAAAGGATGTCAGTACGTTGCTGCGCTTTGGCCTATAAAATTAGTAATGAACGGGAACGTTAAGATTATCTGACAGTGTCAGCGTGCAATTGTTATTTTACCATcttgacgaggaaggataTTGTGATTGCGAGCAACGGCTGAGTGTGTGGGATAATAGCCGCTACTTATTTCTGGCTTATGGTGTAGTAAGAGTAAAGCCGGGACGTGGAATGACTATTGGTGATCTGCCTCGCGGTTTGCTCACTGTCGTTTGATCTACTCTTGGTCACAAATCGGTTtatctcctttctttctttcaatCGGGATCTGGGGATAAAAAATGGATGAAGGATTTACCGCGCCTCTTGCTCTCAACTACATTGTGATGCGAGTCGTTCAAAACATCATATCGTCAAACGGGTAAAATGCTATCCAACCATTACATTGTATATCGCTCCACGCCTCGATACGATCAGTGCGTTTGTGCCTCTGTCCGCCATCTCATACATTTCCCCCCTCTTACGCCTCAATCTGAgtttctctcttcttcaaaaccAGCTTCTCCCCTTTCACCCTCTGCCACACATCCGACACGTCCTCTACCACCGTCTCAAAGTGCGAGGTGGCATCGTAAGatttggtgatgaagacgtTGTCTGTCGTACCATCGGCGGTGGGGGCGTAAAGGGGCGTAATGGAGATGAACCtgtgggaaagggggagGTGATTTAGCTTGGGCAGGATAAAAGATAAATGGAGAATGGGAGACTTACTTGTCCACTACGTTACCGAGGAGTTGAAGACCGGGCAAGATCTCACGCTCAGGAACACTAGTCTCGACAATAGTCGAGACGATTGCGATCCAAACATTGGGAGCGGCGACATTGTGCGCAGAGGAAACAGCGGCGATGTAGATGTCTGATCACAGCAAAGTCATTTTAGTTTAGACACATAAAGAGACATGATGGGACTTACCATTCTTCCTGCCAACCTGCTTTTGAGGGATAATAATTTGAGCAGAGTCCGCATTGTCCGTCCCGGGAATGGGGTGCTTCATGATACAGATTGCTCTAATTACTTTGCCAGTCTCGATgaccctcatcttccctccttcagGCTCGTCTTTCCCAGCTCCAAAGTAGCTAGGGTCTCCAATCACCTTCTTAGCTCTAACAGTCTCTCCTTCCGAGGTGACACCGGTAAAGTACCCAGTCTCGGGGTCGACGTTGATTGAGTCAATCTTCTTGTCGAGCATATAGGTGCCACCATAAATAGCTGAGAGACGGGCGAACGCTTGAGGGAGCTCGCCGAGACCGTAGAGGGGGTAGATGTAAGGGGATTTACCGTAGCGAGCCATGGAGGCGGTGTAGAGGATGATTCGGTCGATAGTTTGTCGGGCAGGCTTTGTGATGTAGCTATATAAAGTCAGAAGGCTGCTCGGTGGTTCTCTCGAGAGGCAAGAGACCTACTCCTCGTCCAGCCAGAGAGCCATGGCGTGACCAACAAAGTCTTGAGTACCAGCTTCAAGTCCAAACTTGGTGTAGACATCCTTCATAGGGCACTTGTTGATGTCAAGACCTGCACACTGTTAAAAAACACCCGCCGGCATCTAATATCTAATGGACGCACCCTGATGAGTAGCAggatcctcctccttccagTTCTGCAAGTACTGGAAAAAgttcctcgccctcctcttTTCAAACAAACCCATCAACGGACTTTTCACAGCCTCCATCTCGGTACTAGGCACTTTCGAAATTTTTCCATCTCGGTAGACATAGGAACCGGCGATGACCTTGAATTCGAGGTAACGCGTGACGTCAGTATGGACGAGCATTCGGGTGAGCTCGCcagaggagaggatgaattTAGGGATGAGGTCGACAGCGTAGTCGCGGTCGCGGCCTAGTTGGAGGTTCTCTGGGGGAGGTGTGCCTCGGAACTTCTGGTAGAGCTGTATAGTATCAATTTAGCAATAGTTTTCGGCGTAGTGGAGATCAGTGACAGGACTCACCTGGGTCAAGTTGAGACTCGCACTGTCACCACCGTAATAGTCGTTCCTGTCCATGTGGAGGACCTTCTGGCCGTCTACGGACAGAAGACCAGAAAGGATACATTCGGTGAGACCGGTACCCTACATGGTTATGTTAGTTGTACTGCTCCAAAATCCTTCGCGAGCTAAGAGACAGAGACCGTACGCACAAGAACGATAACCTGTAAGGGTATGTCAGCCCTACCCTTCGTCGAGCGGATGCAAAACTCACGTCGTACTCCTCATCCATTGTGTATAGCTTGCAGTAAAACCTGGGAGAGCAGAAAAGATGAATACGGTTCACAGCTCGAGTGGCCCAAGTGATTGCCGCCTCCACGCACAAGCTCTGAtcgtcaacaacaaccctTTGCTCCCCTGCGTCATCGCGCGCCTTTATTTCGTTCAAGCGTCCTGGGACTCCCACGCCTACTCTCCAAGATAGTCCCGCGAGCAAAGACGGCGAGACGGCGGCGTTATCCACGTGGCGCACTTCCCTCTCTGCCTGATTGTTGATCTTCGccgtctccatctctcgcTGCGTACCCATATACTCCTTCTCCTATTCTccctcaccatcttcctccagagCAATGGCGCAGCCTGCGTACCCGGAACTCGATCccgaagagcttgaggaggaagaaatttATGGTATGTCAGGAAAtaggaagaaagaatgaCGGTACGCCTGATTAACGTGATGATAGAATCCGAGACTGCGTCTTCCACCCAAACATCGACCCTCACATGGATCGTACGTCTGCGCCTCCAATTACGTGCCTTTTTAACTGACGCTCCCCTTTGCAGAATTGGTACACATCCCTCACAGGTCACGACTACTTTTGCGAAGTCCATGAAGAATTTATCGAAGATGATTTCAACCTGACAGGATTGCAATCTATGGTGCCCTTCTGGAAGGAGGCGTTGGATATGGTTCTGGATGTTGAACCTGGTACGTTACAACATCAAATACACGGTTTAAAAGATCTGACCTGATGGAAACGgtccagaagaagattcatCCAAAATCCCAGACGTATCCATCGTCGAGTCTTCCGCAGAGCTTTTGTATGGGATGGTACATCAGAGGTTTATCTTGACCAAGGCCGGCCTTTCATCAATGGTACTTTAGCTCATTTCCCTCCTTATCATACATTGCGCTTACTCCGTTACAAGGTCGAGAAATACGATGCGGGACATTTCGGCGGCTGCCCTCGAGTATTCTGCAACGCTACCCCCGTTTTACCATGCGGCCGCTCCGACATGCCCGGTATTGATACCGTCAAACTCTACTGCCCCAACTGTGGTGACATCTATACCCCTCCCAGCAGTAAATACCAAAACGTCGACGGCGCATTCTTTGGTACATCCTTTGCACCTTTATTCTTCCAAACGTACCCCGAACTCCACTCTGTCCCATTctgtccttcctcttcctcctcctcttctgtcGCTGCCGGAACGAACCCCTCTTCAGCTCGACCTTCGCCGACACCTTCCGCCGCATTAATTGGTGGAGCGACATACACAAATCCCAACCCTCATGGTGGCCAGCGGCCCGCCCTCGGGAGGGTATACCAACCCAAGATTTACGGATTCAAGGTTTCCGAGCGCGCGAGGAGCGGACCGAGAATGAAATGGTTGAGGGAGAGACCAGAAAAGGCAGAGGAACTCGATCAAGTTGATTGGaaagggagatggaagaatgaAAGTGGGGCGTATGGTGCGGGgaatgagaatggaaagggagatgaggatgaagagatggaagggaatCTAgaggtgaggaaggggaaattgtttgatgatgaggatgaacccgaagatgatgatgaagaagaagaggaggaagaagtgggcAAGGTGGTGCCGGAAGCTTCAACAGCGACGTTCTCTACTCGTCGGTGAGGATGATCTTTGTCGGTTTTCATGGTTATGGGTCAACATTCTACATTTCCAACTTAGAACGGTATGTATATAGGGCAAACAAGGTGTTCTTATTTACAAGATGTCAAAGGGGGTTCGTTTTTCTCTACATTTTATACCATGAGCCCTGCATGTAAAAGATGTAACGCTTAATGATACATATTCTTGTGAGCGGAGGGTCAAGGGTCCTTCCTATACTCTTCTcgccaatctcctcttcttcaattccTTGTCTGGTATCAGATAGATGTTACAATGATCAGCTCTTTTCCATATAGATCTCGACGACCAGCTATGATGGTTGATGGTCACTGAAATTATGATGAACGACCGACATGACAGCTTTCCCATTCGAACTGCCAGAAGGATGAGGCGGGCTTAAAGAAGTGATTAGGTAGAATGGACTAGGGGTAGGCAACGACAAAGGGATTAGCCGAAACTGTAGTCACCACTCACAAATTCTAATCCTTAATAACGAACGTTCAaaaaaagacgaagaaAGATAGGCGAATACGCACAGACATCGTTTTTACGCACACGGCACAAGTGCATCATTTTAAAGTCAGGCTTTACGTAATTTTTTGGACTGCATCCGGGGATAACGGGCGGCGGTTATATCGCTCCGTACCACCGAAGCCGCCGCCGATTGATAATTGACGCTTTGCTCGACTTGGAACTTTTATCAAAGTTGGAAAAACAAAAATCCCACTTTCCTGTACACACCATTCAAACCACCGTTCCCTATCttctcatcaacatcttctcaaGGAAAGGGTCCGCAAGAGAAAATAGTATATGATATGTCCAAGATTTCTTCAACGTGCACCAGGCAGCTCAGCTCGCTCGCCACCAAAATCAACAGACCAATCCCCCAACGAGCATTACATACCTCTTCCCACAAACCTTCTGCgacctcttcatccttcaagGGAGCCAGTAATGGGAGGTTAAACGTTTTGACTTCTCAGTTTGGACAGAAAAGGGCGTTGCATTCGTCTTCACGTACGTCGAGTTATGAATCGTTTTCGAGTCATCGTTTCTGTCATGACAGCTGACAGTTGAATCTAGCTCGGTGGCATGGTGACCTCGTTCGTCCCGAACCTGGAACAGGGTATGTAATTTGCTGGCTTCCGAGGTTATAATCCCAACTTCACTTCGATTTTGGCGCTCGTTCTGCTTTTACATTTTTCTCGCTCAGCAGTGTTTGTTGCATCTTAGCGTACCAACGCTTTTCCGCTGGCGTATCGC from Cryptococcus neoformans var. neoformans JEC21 chromosome 7 sequence includes the following:
- a CDS encoding phosphomethylpyrimidine kinase, putative, with the translated sequence MASRNELSLEPRTRPHVMTIAGSDSGGGAGIQADLKTIEAFGCYGSSVLTGLTAQNTLGVQAVHVVPTDFVIQQLQSVISDELPKAIKLGMLTCASTIRALAREVSKLNTTIVLDPVMISTSGHTLLPDDAMEALYELYPHVDYLTPNIPEAKNLSGWSHEIKNLDDMIELAKKTNETTKSPSVLLKGGHAIVSREEVLKYAGKYELIWEEGDDEDDAVEVYNEYKESLDINIKTQKDLVVDLLIKEGEIIAMFVGKKVDSQSTHGTGCTLSAAIACSIAVSSEVADAKSLISVFKRAIGYTQSAIATAFPFGHGHGPLNHGHLSMRRALPFPSKHNPHPFLTHLIQSDLSLWKSYVRHPFVVQLGKGTLPRKCFEHYIKQDYHYLKHYARAHALGAYKADSFEDIKAFTEISLHIARESTMHVAYCQEFGVSLADLEETPESANCSAYARYVIDIGTQGDILDLYMAVASCLVGYGEVGLWLKKQVERGEAKVEDNLYGRWMTDYGGRDFLNAVNRGIGNLERRVAQDPPSPQRLAKLTKIWQECVRLESGFWDMGLNLL
- a CDS encoding casein kinase II beta chain, putative: MAQPAYPELDPEELEEEEIYESETASSTQTSTLTWINWYTSLTGHDYFCEVHEEFIEDDFNLTGLQSMVPFWKEALDMVLDVEPEEDSSKIPDVSIVESSAELLYGMVHQRFILTKAGLSSMVEKYDAGHFGGCPRVFCNATPVLPCGRSDMPGIDTVKLYCPNCGDIYTPPSSKYQNVDGAFFGTSFAPLFFQTYPELHSVPFCPSSSSSSSVAAGTNPSSARPSPTPSAALIGGATYTNPNPHGGQRPALGRVYQPKIYGFKVSERARSGPRMKWLRERPEKAEELDQVDWKGRWKNESGAYGAGNENGKGDEDEEMEGNLEVRKGKLFDDEDEPEDDDEEEEEEEVGKVVPEASTATFSTRR
- a CDS encoding RAB GDP-dissociation inhibitor, putative, producing MDEEYDVIVLGTGLTECILSGLLSVDGQKVLHMDRNDYYGGDSASLNLTQLYQKFRGTPPPENLQLGRDRDYAVDLIPKFILSSGELTRMLVHTDVTRYLEFKVIAGSYVYRDGKISKVPSTEMEAVKSPLMGLFEKRRARNFFQYLQNWKEEDPATHQGLDINKCPMKDVYTKFGLEAGTQDFVGHAMALWLDEDYITKPARQTIDRIILYTASMARYGKSPYIYPLYGLGELPQAFARLSAIYGGTYMLDKKIDSINVDPETGYFTGVTSEGETVRAKKVIGDPSYFGAGKDEPEGGKMRVIETGKVIRAICIMKHPIPGTDNADSAQIIIPQKQVGRKNDIYIAAVSSAHNVAAPNVWIAIVSTIVETSVPEREILPGLQLLGNVVDKFISITPLYAPTADGTTDNVFITKSYDATSHFETVVEDVSDVWQRVKGEKLVLKKRETQIEA